One window from the genome of Paraclostridium sordellii encodes:
- a CDS encoding tetratricopeptide repeat protein, with the protein MKFRVEKYILKKAEELAFLKIKNGADFKLKGYEFPKDGLDVPIKNDVLVKGIKSNTVENGLSSMSIADAMIYIMGIDSNFKYNEDYKKFLEAIENNLDLDLKSYMGYMARKYFEAGEYTDALIYLKCSVNLYPDDVDSLYHYAIVCQEMAKMHQKNGDEKPMEAFLLDAIEALEKVIDIDESFALAYYHLGYHYYNQNQYIKSKVTWEEAIRLGLPDDLCAEVQDIIGKMDFKVQYEEGYNLVFQGKNEEGLEKLLPLADEHGDWWNLLFMIGLAYRNMNDIGKAQKYFEKILIIRPNQVDTLVELGLCEASNYNIKGAIEYFEKAAKLKKEDPEILCNLGMAYLNDKDLDNAIYYIERAYEINPQDEVTVACLRELDQYR; encoded by the coding sequence ATGAAATTTAGAGTTGAAAAATATATATTAAAAAAAGCAGAGGAATTAGCTTTCTTAAAAATAAAAAATGGAGCAGATTTTAAATTAAAAGGATACGAATTTCCAAAAGATGGACTAGATGTGCCTATAAAGAATGATGTTTTAGTAAAAGGAATTAAAAGTAATACAGTTGAAAATGGATTAAGTTCAATGTCTATTGCAGATGCAATGATTTATATAATGGGAATCGACAGTAATTTTAAATACAATGAAGATTATAAAAAGTTTTTAGAAGCTATAGAAAATAATTTAGATTTAGATTTAAAGTCTTATATGGGATATATGGCTAGAAAATATTTTGAGGCTGGAGAATATACAGATGCTTTAATATATTTAAAATGTAGTGTTAACTTGTACCCAGATGATGTGGATTCACTTTATCATTATGCGATAGTTTGTCAAGAAATGGCAAAGATGCATCAAAAAAATGGTGATGAAAAACCTATGGAAGCATTTTTACTAGATGCGATTGAAGCATTAGAAAAGGTAATAGATATAGATGAATCTTTTGCACTTGCATACTATCATTTAGGATATCATTACTATAATCAAAATCAATATATAAAAAGTAAGGTTACATGGGAAGAAGCAATAAGACTTGGATTACCCGATGATTTATGTGCAGAGGTTCAAGATATAATAGGAAAAATGGATTTTAAAGTTCAATATGAAGAGGGTTATAATTTAGTATTCCAAGGTAAAAATGAAGAAGGATTAGAAAAGTTATTGCCACTAGCAGATGAACATGGAGACTGGTGGAATCTTTTATTTATGATAGGGTTAGCTTATAGAAATATGAATGATATAGGTAAAGCTCAAAAATACTTTGAAAAGATACTTATAATAAGACCAAATCAAGTAGATACATTAGTTGAATTAGGACTTTGTGAAGCATCAAATTACAATATTAAAGGTGCCATAGAGTATTTTGAAAAAGCAGCTAAGTTAAAAAAAGAAGACCCTGAGATTTTATGTAATCTAGGTATGGCGTATTTAAACGATAAAGATTTAGATAATGCAATTTATTATATAGAAAGAGCATACGAAATAAATCCTCAAGATGAGGTTACAGTTGCATGTCTTAGAGAATTAGATCAGTATAGATAA
- a CDS encoding B12-binding domain-containing radical SAM protein — protein sequence MKILLTTLNSKFIHTNLAIRYLNQMVKDIEDIEVDIREYTINNELDFILKDIYKNDYDVILFSTYIWNVNDIVKLCGNIKKVKPNMKIALGGPEVSYDSEDSMKKYDFVDYILYGEGELVFRDFVKHLKGDIKIEDVDGIVYRNNKDIIKNKSMKLLENLDLIPSPYEKLNKEEYENRIVYYETSRGCPFNCQYCLSSTLQGLRYFSIDRVKKDLKALIDARVSQIKFIDRTFNANKKFAMEIMKFLMENDNDYTTYHFEVTAHLLSDDMLEFLKDCKEGLFQFEIGVQTTNEKVLDAVGRRDDFGKLSYVVKKIASYRNIHQHLDLIAGLPYEDYKSFENSFNDVFNLGIEHLQLGFLKMIKGTGIRNRADEHEFRYKDYPPYEVLYNKYISYDQILKLKDIEEILERYFNSKNFVLSMRYIIHNFYKQSPFKFFEDFATYFNDNGYFNMSQGKNQLYKILLDFYLEKININSDLFKEIIKYDYISLGKTSNVPAFLEKVDIEDFKNRCHLFLQNEENILKYIPRFENTPAKQIIKYVHFEVFKYDILKLKDDIKTKLEPKESIVLFVYDDKKVFEKSKSYTVEI from the coding sequence ATGAAAATACTTTTAACAACTTTAAACTCTAAGTTTATACATACAAATTTAGCCATAAGATACTTAAACCAAATGGTAAAAGACATAGAAGATATAGAAGTAGATATAAGAGAATATACTATAAACAATGAATTAGATTTTATATTAAAAGATATTTATAAAAATGATTATGATGTTATTTTATTTTCGACATATATATGGAACGTAAATGATATTGTTAAATTATGCGGTAACATTAAAAAGGTAAAACCTAATATGAAAATTGCCTTAGGTGGACCAGAAGTAAGTTATGATAGTGAAGATTCTATGAAAAAATATGATTTTGTAGATTACATACTTTATGGAGAAGGCGAACTAGTATTTAGAGATTTTGTAAAACACCTTAAAGGTGATATAAAAATAGAGGATGTAGATGGAATAGTATATAGAAATAATAAAGATATTATTAAGAATAAATCTATGAAGCTTTTAGAAAACTTAGATTTAATCCCAAGTCCATATGAAAAATTAAACAAAGAAGAATATGAAAATAGAATAGTATATTATGAAACATCTAGAGGGTGTCCTTTTAACTGTCAATACTGTTTATCTTCAACTCTTCAGGGATTGAGATATTTTAGTATAGATAGAGTAAAGAAAGACTTAAAAGCACTTATAGATGCAAGGGTATCTCAAATAAAATTTATAGACAGAACTTTTAATGCTAATAAAAAGTTTGCTATGGAAATAATGAAGTTTTTAATGGAAAACGACAATGATTATACTACATATCACTTTGAAGTTACAGCTCATTTATTAAGCGATGACATGCTAGAATTTCTAAAGGATTGTAAAGAAGGATTATTCCAATTTGAAATAGGAGTTCAAACAACTAATGAAAAAGTCTTAGATGCTGTTGGAAGAAGAGATGACTTTGGCAAACTTTCATATGTAGTAAAGAAAATTGCTTCATATAGAAATATACATCAACATTTAGATTTAATTGCAGGCTTACCATACGAAGATTACAAAAGCTTTGAGAATTCATTTAACGATGTATTTAATTTAGGTATAGAGCATTTACAATTAGGTTTTCTTAAAATGATAAAAGGAACGGGAATAAGAAATAGAGCTGATGAACATGAATTTAGATATAAAGACTATCCACCTTATGAGGTTTTATATAATAAATATATAAGTTATGACCAAATACTTAAGCTAAAAGATATAGAAGAAATACTAGAAAGATATTTTAATTCAAAGAACTTTGTACTTTCTATGAGATATATAATACATAATTTTTATAAACAAAGCCCATTTAAATTCTTCGAAGATTTTGCTACGTATTTTAATGACAATGGATACTTTAATATGTCTCAAGGAAAAAATCAATTATATAAAATATTACTAGATTTTTATTTAGAGAAAATTAATATAAATAGTGATTTATTTAAAGAAATTATAAAATACGATTATATATCATTAGGTAAAACATCTAATGTACCTGCTTTTCTTGAAAAAGTAGATATAGAAGATTTCAAAAATAGATGTCATCTATTTTTACAAAATGAAGAAAATATATTAAAATATATACCAAGATTTGAAAATACTCCTGCTAAGCAAATAATAAAATATGTACATTTTGAAGTTTTCAAATATGATATATTGAAATTAAAAGACGATATAAAAACTAAACTTGAGCCAAAGGAAAGTATAGTATTATTTGTTTATGATGATAAAAAAGTGTTTGAGAAATCTAAGTCATACACAGTAGAAATATAG
- the argS gene encoding arginine--tRNA ligase, translated as MQDFKIEVAKSLKEKIEDLTLEEIVGLIEIPPNSEMGDYAFPCFRLAKVFRKAPNMIAADLAQTIEANESISKIEPAGGYVNFFVNKSQLAKNVINDVLTQGKNYGHSEIGKDKTVVIDFSSPNIAKPFHIGHIRTTVIGNALYKIYDSQGYNTVRVNHLGDYGTQFGKLIVAFKKWGSKEAVESNPIPELLKLYIKFHDEAEKHPEMEDEARAWFTKLENKDKEAVDLWQWFRDESLKEFSRVYDLLDIEFDSYAGESFYSDKMDRVIDIIKEKGLLEESEGTNIVNLEEYNMTPALITKKDGSTLYMTRDLAAALYRKENYDFEKCIYVVGSQQSLHFQQLFKVLELIGFEWAKDMVHVPFGMVALEEGTMSTRKGRVVFLEDVLRQAIEKTKETMLAKNPNAENVDEIAKQVGVGAVVFQELSNSRIKDYTFSWERTLSFEGETGPYVQYTHARCCSVLRKANMDVTTDVDYNLLSDADSSEVLKLIASFNKNLLVAMRKNEPHIVTRFVLDLAQAFNKFYHDNSILVDDIEVKKARLALVAATKQTIENALAILGMGAPERM; from the coding sequence ATGCAAGATTTTAAAATAGAAGTAGCCAAATCGTTAAAAGAAAAAATAGAAGATTTAACATTAGAAGAAATAGTTGGATTAATAGAAATACCTCCAAATAGTGAAATGGGAGATTATGCTTTTCCATGCTTTAGATTAGCTAAAGTTTTTAGAAAAGCACCTAATATGATAGCTGCTGACTTAGCTCAAACTATAGAAGCTAATGAGTCGATATCAAAGATTGAACCAGCAGGAGGATATGTTAACTTTTTCGTTAACAAATCTCAATTAGCAAAGAATGTTATAAATGATGTTTTAACTCAAGGAAAAAATTATGGACATAGTGAAATAGGAAAAGATAAGACAGTAGTAATAGACTTCTCATCTCCTAATATAGCAAAACCATTCCATATAGGGCATATAAGAACAACAGTTATAGGAAATGCTTTATATAAAATATATGATTCTCAAGGATATAATACTGTAAGAGTAAACCATCTTGGAGATTACGGAACACAATTTGGTAAGCTTATAGTAGCATTTAAAAAATGGGGAAGCAAAGAGGCTGTAGAGTCTAATCCAATACCTGAATTATTAAAATTATACATAAAATTCCATGATGAAGCTGAGAAACATCCAGAAATGGAAGATGAAGCTAGAGCATGGTTTACAAAACTAGAAAACAAAGATAAAGAAGCTGTTGATTTATGGCAATGGTTTAGAGATGAGAGTTTAAAAGAGTTCTCAAGAGTATATGATCTATTAGACATAGAATTTGATTCATATGCAGGAGAAAGTTTCTATTCAGATAAGATGGATAGAGTTATAGATATAATAAAAGAAAAAGGTCTATTAGAAGAGTCTGAAGGTACAAACATAGTTAACTTAGAAGAATATAACATGACACCTGCTCTTATAACTAAAAAAGATGGATCTACATTATATATGACTAGAGATTTAGCTGCAGCATTATACAGAAAAGAAAACTATGATTTTGAAAAATGTATATATGTAGTTGGATCTCAACAAAGCTTACATTTCCAACAATTATTTAAAGTTTTAGAGTTAATAGGATTTGAATGGGCTAAAGATATGGTACATGTGCCATTTGGAATGGTTGCATTAGAAGAAGGTACTATGTCTACAAGAAAAGGTAGAGTAGTATTTTTAGAGGATGTTTTAAGACAAGCTATAGAAAAAACTAAAGAAACTATGCTTGCTAAAAACCCTAATGCTGAGAATGTAGATGAAATAGCTAAACAAGTAGGAGTTGGAGCAGTAGTATTCCAAGAATTATCTAATAGTAGAATTAAGGACTATACTTTCTCTTGGGAAAGAACATTAAGCTTTGAGGGAGAAACAGGACCTTATGTACAATATACTCATGCTAGATGTTGCTCTGTTTTAAGAAAAGCAAACATGGATGTAACTACAGATGTAGATTATAATTTATTAAGTGATGCTGATAGTTCGGAAGTATTAAAGTTAATAGCATCATTTAACAAAAACTTATTAGTTGCAATGAGAAAGAACGAACCACATATAGTAACTAGATTTGTTTTAGACTTAGCACAAGCATTTAATAAATTCTATCATGATAATTCTATATTAGTTGATGATATAGAGGTTAAAAAAGCTAGATTAGCTTTAGTTGCAGCTACAAAACAGACTATAGAAAATGCGCTTGCAATATTAGGTATGGGGGCACCAGAAAGAATGTAG
- a CDS encoding 2-thiouracil desulfurase family protein, translated as MILVSACLLGINCKYNGDNNNHEIVKKYLKDKQFILVCPEQLGGLPTPRVPSEILNKNGKIIVKSKDGLDVTENFMRGAYETLKIAKIYNCKEAILKEGSPSCGCNKIYDGTFSNRKIDGSGITAMMLKKEGINIISEKELEI; from the coding sequence ATGATATTGGTATCAGCATGCTTATTAGGAATAAACTGTAAGTATAATGGCGATAATAACAATCACGAAATTGTAAAAAAATATTTAAAGGACAAACAGTTTATACTAGTTTGTCCTGAACAATTAGGAGGACTTCCAACTCCTAGAGTTCCAAGTGAAATCTTAAATAAAAATGGAAAAATTATTGTTAAAAGTAAAGATGGTTTAGATGTAACTGAAAACTTTATGAGAGGTGCTTATGAAACATTAAAGATAGCCAAGATTTATAATTGTAAAGAAGCTATATTAAAGGAAGGGAGCCCTTCTTGTGGATGTAATAAAATATATGATGGAACTTTCAGTAATAGAAAAATAGATGGAAGTGGAATCACTGCAATGATGTTAAAAAAAGAAGGTATTAATATTATCAGTGAGAAAGAACTGGAAATATAG
- a CDS encoding endonuclease MutS2 translates to MNKKSLKVLEFDKIISLLKDKASSSLGLRYIDKLKPSSDYEEVKYMLEETSEAQAILIKKGGVNLQGLYDVEDKVKRTKVGASIDPGSLLMIADTLRVARTLNNNLSSSDEEDFNYPIIQSLSNGLYVHRDVEEKIYNSIVSEVEISDNASSELRSLRRKIIQKNQSIRSKLNGIISSSTYQKYLQDAIISIRGDRFVVPVKAEYRSQVSGIVHDQSSSGATLFIEPMSIVEMNNELRQLKLKEKEEIERILSELSALVGDISDDILSNQAILGKIDFAFAKGKLSISLKGIEPKLNEESYINIKNGRHPLLDPKSVIGNDIRLGKEFHTLVITGPNTGGKTVTIKTVGLFALMTQSGLHIPADYGTSMCVYDNVFADIGDEQSIEQSLSTFSSHMTNIVSILNEVTENSLVIFDELGAGTDPVEGAGLAIAILEDVNMAGAKCIATTHYSEIKHYALTKDGVENAAVEFDLENLKPTYRLFIGVPGKSNAFAISKRLGLSDYVINRAKEFIDTDTIAVEDVIHSLEKSRVEAVEEKEEASRLRKEIQTLKEEYDEKLEKIAIQREKMLEEARQEAFRITRQAKEETELVIKELRRLEQENMSKEKNRKIEELRREISSSMGALQPSIKSMIVPKTTSKEVKDLKPGDEVKVITLNQQGSVISADNKKKEALVQIGIMKMTLPYKSLQKAKKDVKSTVTNATRNVIKSKSGRVKSEVDLRGMTLEEAREEVDKYLDDACLAGLENVTVIHGIGTGVLKAGITEMLKKHKHVKSQRPGQYGEGGMGVTIVTLK, encoded by the coding sequence ATGAATAAAAAATCATTAAAAGTTTTAGAGTTTGACAAGATAATTTCTTTACTAAAAGATAAAGCTTCATCTTCTTTAGGTTTAAGATATATAGATAAATTAAAACCCAGTTCAGACTACGAAGAAGTTAAATATATGCTAGAGGAAACTAGTGAAGCTCAAGCTATACTTATAAAAAAAGGTGGAGTAAATTTACAAGGATTATATGATGTTGAAGATAAGGTAAAGAGAACAAAAGTCGGAGCATCTATAGACCCAGGAAGTTTACTTATGATAGCGGATACTTTAAGAGTAGCTAGAACTTTAAATAACAATTTATCTTCATCAGATGAAGAAGATTTTAACTATCCAATAATTCAATCATTATCAAATGGATTATATGTCCATAGAGATGTTGAAGAAAAAATTTATAATTCTATAGTTAGCGAAGTTGAAATATCAGATAATGCATCAAGTGAGTTAAGAAGTTTAAGAAGAAAAATAATACAAAAAAATCAATCTATTCGTTCGAAATTAAATGGAATAATCAGTTCATCAACATATCAAAAATATTTACAAGATGCAATAATATCAATAAGAGGAGATAGATTTGTTGTGCCGGTAAAGGCAGAATATAGATCTCAAGTATCTGGTATAGTTCACGATCAATCATCATCAGGAGCAACATTATTTATTGAACCAATGAGTATAGTTGAAATGAACAATGAACTTAGACAGTTAAAATTAAAAGAAAAAGAAGAAATAGAAAGAATACTTAGCGAGTTATCGGCTCTTGTAGGTGATATAAGCGATGACATATTAAGCAACCAAGCTATATTAGGAAAAATTGATTTTGCATTTGCAAAAGGAAAGTTGTCAATTTCATTAAAAGGAATAGAACCAAAATTAAATGAAGAAAGTTATATTAATATAAAAAATGGAAGACACCCACTACTAGATCCAAAATCCGTTATTGGAAATGATATTAGATTAGGTAAGGAATTCCATACATTAGTTATAACAGGGCCAAATACTGGTGGTAAAACAGTAACTATAAAAACTGTAGGATTATTTGCATTAATGACTCAAAGTGGTCTTCATATTCCAGCGGATTATGGAACTAGCATGTGTGTATACGATAATGTATTTGCAGACATAGGAGATGAACAAAGCATAGAACAAAGTTTATCTACGTTTTCATCACATATGACCAATATAGTTTCTATATTAAATGAAGTTACTGAAAATTCACTAGTAATATTTGATGAACTAGGAGCAGGAACTGATCCAGTCGAAGGAGCAGGTTTAGCTATTGCAATACTTGAAGATGTAAATATGGCAGGAGCTAAATGTATAGCAACTACACACTATAGTGAAATAAAGCATTACGCACTTACAAAAGATGGAGTAGAAAATGCGGCTGTAGAGTTTGATTTAGAAAATTTAAAACCTACATATAGGTTATTTATAGGGGTGCCAGGAAAATCTAATGCATTTGCCATATCTAAAAGGTTAGGATTGAGTGATTATGTAATAAATAGAGCTAAAGAGTTTATAGATACAGATACAATTGCCGTTGAAGATGTAATTCATAGTTTAGAAAAATCAAGGGTAGAAGCTGTAGAAGAAAAAGAAGAAGCATCTAGATTAAGAAAAGAAATTCAGACGTTAAAAGAAGAGTATGATGAAAAACTAGAAAAAATAGCTATTCAAAGAGAAAAAATGCTAGAAGAAGCTAGACAAGAAGCCTTTAGAATAACTAGACAGGCTAAAGAAGAAACTGAATTAGTTATAAAGGAACTTAGAAGATTAGAACAAGAGAACATGTCTAAAGAAAAAAATAGAAAAATAGAAGAATTAAGAAGAGAAATATCAAGTTCAATGGGAGCATTACAACCAAGTATTAAGAGTATGATAGTTCCAAAGACTACTTCAAAAGAAGTAAAAGATTTAAAGCCTGGAGATGAAGTGAAAGTTATAACATTAAATCAACAAGGATCTGTAATTTCAGCGGATAATAAGAAAAAAGAAGCTTTAGTACAAATTGGTATAATGAAGATGACCCTTCCATATAAATCATTACAAAAAGCTAAAAAGGATGTAAAATCAACAGTTACTAATGCTACTAGAAATGTTATAAAGTCTAAATCAGGAAGAGTTAAAAGTGAAGTTGATTTAAGAGGAATGACACTTGAAGAGGCAAGAGAAGAAGTTGATAAGTATCTTGATGATGCATGTTTAGCTGGACTTGAAAATGTAACAGTAATCCACGGTATAGGTACGGGTGTTTTAAAAGCTGGGATAACAGAAATGCTAAAGAAACATAAACATGTAAAATCACAAAGACCAGGACAATATGGTGAAGGTGGTATGGGAGTTACTATCGTTACATTAAAATAA
- a CDS encoding aminoacyl-histidine dipeptidase — protein sequence MNNVLSDLQPSLVFKYFEEISQIPRGSKNEKAISDYLRNFGEGLGLETIQDESLNIIIRKPATPGYENAPGVVLQGHMDMVCEKNKSTNHDFMKDPIELRIDGDYVYANNTTLGADNGIAVAMGLAILASNDIPHPALEVLLTVDEEAGMTGAMALDGSLIKGKYILNLDSEEEGHLLVSCAGGVTALSTLPVEFVKPEASKSAYLLEIKGLLGGHSGMDIIKQRGNANKLLGRLLNLLDVDFDLAKVEGGSKNNAIPREADAVIMINNDQKDKFVACVKEITEIFKHELRTSDPGFEIVCTETTKPELVFNAKSKDSVIKVLNLIPNAIQTMSMDIENLVESSTNLGVLRTTDSTVTFECAVRSSVKSLKDDITARMELLISEFGGKLDLISDYPAWEYAKGSELEKICVKAFENINGKEPIIMALHAGLECGLLLDKIPNAEAISFGPNMYDVHTPNEHLSISSTDNTWKYLLEILKSMK from the coding sequence ATGAACAACGTTCTAAGTGATTTACAACCTAGTTTAGTTTTTAAGTATTTTGAAGAGATTTCTCAAATACCAAGAGGATCTAAAAATGAGAAGGCTATAAGTGATTACTTACGTAATTTTGGTGAAGGCCTAGGCTTAGAGACTATTCAAGATGAAAGTCTAAATATAATAATAAGAAAGCCAGCAACTCCTGGATATGAAAATGCACCTGGTGTAGTACTTCAAGGTCATATGGATATGGTTTGTGAAAAAAATAAAAGTACTAACCATGACTTTATGAAAGACCCAATCGAGCTAAGAATAGATGGAGATTATGTATATGCAAATAATACAACTTTAGGTGCTGACAATGGTATAGCTGTAGCTATGGGACTTGCAATACTTGCATCTAATGATATCCCTCATCCTGCTTTAGAAGTTCTTTTAACTGTAGACGAAGAAGCTGGTATGACTGGTGCTATGGCATTAGATGGAAGCTTAATTAAAGGAAAATACATATTAAACTTAGATTCTGAGGAAGAAGGTCATCTTCTAGTAAGTTGTGCTGGTGGTGTAACTGCTTTATCAACTTTACCAGTAGAATTTGTTAAACCTGAAGCTTCTAAATCAGCTTATTTATTAGAAATCAAAGGTTTATTAGGTGGACACTCTGGTATGGATATAATAAAACAAAGAGGTAATGCTAATAAATTATTAGGTAGACTTCTAAACTTATTAGATGTTGATTTTGATTTAGCTAAGGTTGAAGGCGGATCTAAAAATAACGCTATCCCTCGTGAAGCTGATGCTGTAATAATGATAAATAATGATCAAAAAGATAAATTCGTAGCTTGTGTAAAAGAAATAACTGAAATATTTAAGCATGAGTTAAGAACTTCTGATCCAGGTTTTGAAATAGTATGTACTGAAACTACTAAACCTGAATTAGTATTTAATGCTAAGTCTAAGGATAGCGTTATAAAAGTACTTAACTTAATACCTAATGCTATACAAACTATGAGTATGGATATAGAAAATCTAGTTGAAAGTTCTACTAACTTAGGTGTTCTTAGAACTACAGACTCTACAGTTACTTTCGAATGTGCTGTAAGAAGTTCAGTTAAATCTCTTAAAGATGATATAACTGCTAGAATGGAACTTTTAATATCTGAGTTTGGTGGAAAACTTGATTTAATAAGTGACTACCCAGCTTGGGAATATGCTAAAGGTTCTGAACTTGAAAAAATATGTGTTAAGGCTTTCGAAAACATTAATGGTAAAGAGCCTATAATAATGGCTTTACATGCAGGTCTTGAGTGTGGTTTATTACTAGATAAAATACCTAATGCTGAAGCTATATCATTTGGACCAAATATGTATGATGTTCATACTCCAAATGAACATTTAAGCATATCTTCAACTGATAATACTTGGAAATACTTATTAGAAATATTAAAATCTATGAAATAG